One window from the genome of Thermoflexus hugenholtzii JAD2 encodes:
- a CDS encoding thermonuclease family protein codes for MISLSWLWRIVGELPEIRVLLGLMLVACAPGPAPVPARSPEASVMIPTSIMIFPPATQVVPLASPTTAIAPAVSPIPTPAPPPPTLSPMSAPAPRSEALRSLPGADCVPPGRPVQPARLVRILDGDTIDVQIEGRTYRVRYIGIDAPERGQAFYAEATAANRRLLGSGPLRLVRDVSETDRYGRLLRYVFAGDVFVNRALVEGGYAQVMTVPPDVSCAQTFLAAEREARSAGRGLWGLPPPTATPIRIQPTRTPAPTPERGNCHPAYPTVCIPPPPPDLDCGDIPYRNFPVDHRYGDPHRFDGDKDGIGCER; via the coding sequence ATGATCTCGTTGTCCTGGCTCTGGAGGATCGTTGGGGAGCTCCCGGAGATCCGTGTCTTGCTGGGGCTGATGCTGGTCGCCTGCGCGCCAGGACCTGCTCCGGTGCCCGCCCGATCGCCGGAGGCATCCGTCATGATCCCCACGTCCATCATGATCTTCCCTCCTGCGACCCAGGTGGTTCCCCTGGCTTCCCCGACGACCGCCATCGCGCCAGCAGTATCGCCCATACCCACTCCCGCCCCGCCGCCGCCAACCCTGAGTCCGATGTCCGCTCCGGCACCCCGCTCAGAGGCCCTGCGGTCCCTGCCGGGGGCGGACTGCGTCCCGCCTGGCCGCCCCGTGCAGCCAGCCCGGCTGGTCCGAATCCTCGACGGGGACACCATCGATGTGCAGATCGAGGGCCGGACTTACCGGGTGCGCTACATCGGGATCGACGCGCCGGAGCGGGGTCAGGCCTTCTACGCCGAGGCCACCGCGGCCAACCGGCGGCTTTTAGGGAGCGGGCCGCTGCGGCTGGTGCGGGACGTCTCCGAGACGGACCGCTACGGGAGGCTTCTGCGCTACGTCTTCGCGGGGGATGTCTTCGTCAACCGCGCCCTGGTGGAGGGGGGCTACGCCCAGGTCATGACTGTGCCGCCGGATGTTTCCTGCGCGCAGACGTTCCTGGCGGCGGAGCGGGAGGCCCGCTCGGCCGGTCGGGGGCTGTGGGGTTTGCCTCCGCCTACAGCGACGCCAATCCGGATCCAGCCAACCCGGACGCCGGCGCCGACGCCGGAGCGGGGGAACTGCCATCCGGCCTATCCCACGGTGTGCATCCCTCCTCCGCCGCCGGATCTGGACTGCGGGGACATCCCCTACCGCAACTTCCCGGTGGACCACCGCTACGGGGATCCGCATCGCTTCGATGGGGACAAGGACGGGATCGGGTGCGAGCGGTGA